The Pantoea trifolii nucleotide sequence CGTATAATCTGGTGAGATATCAGATGATAAAAATGGCGTCGACGCTTAAGGGATACTGGCCTAATCAGCTGAGCTTCAGCGAGTCTGCGGCTTGGGTAATGAAGCTGCTCTGGACGCTTGAGGGCGCGTTACCGGGGCGGATCCCGGAACTGGTGAAAAATGTGGGCGCGATGGCGCAGATAGTCAAACTGCCGGGGCGACGGGAGAGGTCGTTCCCGAGAGTGGTGAAAGAGAGGCCCTGGAAGTACCCGACAGCCAAAAGAAAAAATGCCAGTCAGGCTTAACTGACTGGCATTACTCCCTGCGGAGGCTTTTGTGTTTTATGCGGCTTCACTGGCTCGCGAATTGGTTTTCGTCTGCGTCTTTGGCACCGCCAGCGCTTCCGGCGCAAAATCATCGACGTTAATCGCTTTCAGGCGGCTGGCCTCAGCTCGGATCAGCACCTGCGCTTCGCTTTCATCAATCCAGCCCTCTTTCAGACCACGCTGCGCCAGCGCATCCAGACGGGTGAACGACAGGTGTTTTTTCTGCTGCTGGCACAGACGATCGTGAATCACTTCGGCGGCCATCACATCCTGCAGCGCCTGCTCCAGCTGACCCGCCGGATTATGTACGCTTGGTGTCAGATACTGACCACGGCCCAAACGGGTGCGCGTCGCGGAAGGTAATTGCAGCAGTTTCGCCAGTTTGTGATCCAGTTTATCGGACGGTGCCGGGCAGTGATGACCACCGGCGAAAATCACCATTCGCAGCGCACCGGCCACCATGCGGTTCGGGAAGTTGCGCAGCAAATCATCCATCGCCACTTCGGCCTGATGCAGCGCATCCTGCACGCCCCAATGCACCAGCGGCAAATCAGCTTCGTTGCGGCCTTCATCCTCATAACGTTTCAAGGTAGCCGACGCAAGATACATCTGGCTCAACACATCGCCGAGACGCGCCGAGATGCGTTCACGACGTTTCAGGCTGCCGCCCAGCACCGCCATCGACACATCTGACAGCAGCGCGAGGTTGGCGCTTAAACGGTTGATATGCTGATAGTAGCGGCGCGTGGCGTCGCGGGTTGGCGTGGCGCTGGTGCGACCGCCGGTCAAGCCCAGCCACAGGCTGCGCACTTTATTGCTGCCAACGTGGCCGATATGGCTGAACAGCGCGCGATCAAAAGTTACTAGATCGTTTTTCGCTGCGGCGTTCATCTCTTCCAGCACCCACGGATGGCAACGGATGGCGCCCTGGCCGAAGATGATCATGCTGCGCGTCAGGATGTTAGCGCCTTCTACGGTGATGGCGATCGGGGCGCCCTGATAAGCACGCGCCAGGAAGTTGTTTTCGCCCAGCATAATGCCTTTACCGCCAGCGATATCCATCGCGTCGATAATGGCGCGCTGACCGCGATGGGTGCAGTGATACTTCACAATCGCCGACAGCACCGCCGGTTTTTCACCGAGCATAATGCCGCTAGTGATCAGCGTCGCGGCAGCGTCCATCACGTAAGCGTTACCGGCAATGCGCGCCAGCGGCTCTTCGATCCCTTCCATTTTACCGATAGAGACTTTGAACTGACGGCGGATGTGCGCATACGCACCGGTTGCCAGCGCAATGCTTTTCAGGCTGCCGGTTGAGTTCGAAGGCAGCGTAATGCCGCGACCCACTGACAGACACTCCACCAGCATGCGCCAGCCTTGACCGGCCATCGACGGGCCGCCAATGATGAAATCGATGGGTACAAAAATGTCTTTACCGCGCGTCGGACCGTTCTGGAACGGCACGTTAAGCGGGAAGTGGCGCTGGCCAATTTCTACGCCTGGCGTGTGCGTTGGGATCAGTGCACAAGTGATGCCGAGCTCTTCGGTATCGCCCAGCAGGTGATCCGGATCCGAGAGTTTGAACGCCAGGCCTAACACGGTGGCAATCGGTGCCAGCGTGATATAGCGCTTGTTCCAGGTGAGGCGCATGCCGAGCACTTGCTGACCTTGCCATTCACCCATGCACACCACGCCGGTATCAGGAATGGCGCCCGCATCCGAACCCGCTTCCGGGCTGGTCAACGCAAAGCACGGGATCTCATCACCGCGCGCCAGACGTGGCAGATAATGATCTTTCTGCTCATCGGTACCGTAATGTTGCAGCAATTCGCCTGGGCCGAGTGAGTTGGGTACGCCGACGGTGATCGCCAGAATGCCTGAGACGCCCGCCAGTTTCTGCAGCACACGCGCCTGCGCATAAGCGGAGAATTCGAGGCCGCCATACTCTTTCTTAATGATCATGGCGAAGAAGCGATGCTGTTTCAGATACGCCCACAACTCCGGCGGCATATCGGCCATTTCGTGGGTGATTTCGAAGTCATTCGCCATGCGGCACGCTTCTTCTACTGGACCATCAATAAAGGCTTGTTCCTCTTCGGTCAGGCGTGGCTGCGGGTAGTTATGCAGCTTCTGCCAGTCCGGTTTGCCGCGGAACAGATCCCCTTCCCACCAGGTGGTGCCGGCGTCGATCGCCTCTTTTTCGGTGCGTGACATCGGCGGCATCACTTTCTGGAAGCTGTGCAGCGCCGGCTTCGAGAACATGCTGCGGCGCATCACTGGCAGGTTGAACGGCAGCAGGATGATCGCCAGCGGCAGCAGCATCCACGGTGTCCACACGTCAGCGGCCGCCAGCGCGCCGGTCCACAGCAGCAGAATCACGCTGCTCAGCTGAAGAGAAATTTGGTGGTAGAACAACACGCTAAGCAGGATTAGCGTCGCAACGATTGAGGCAACCAACATAATGAACCACTCCATAAGTAGTAAGAGGTCTGACCTGTTATGGGTGTAGGTTTAGAATATGGGGCAAAATTTATCAATCTGTTTACATCGCAATTACAACACATCTCACAAATTCGTTGCACGATGCGCAACAACTGCCAAACTTCCTCAAAGCGCCGCGCTTTTACTGGATGCAGGCGCTTTGCGACATAGCCCCATTCCGTTAAACTTGCCGGGTCAATCTTTCCTCTAAAGGACATCCCTATGTATCAGGACATTATTCGCTCAGAGCTCAATGAAGCAGCCGATACGCTTAACAACTTCCTGAGTGACGACGCTAACATTCACGCGATTCAGCGCGCTGCAGTTTTGCTGGCCGACAGCTTTAAAGCGGGCGGCAAGGTGCTCTCCTGCGGTAACGGCGGCTCGCACTGCGATGCCATGCATTTTGCTGAAGAGCTGACTGGACGCTATCGTGAAAACCGTCCTGGCTACCCGGCGATTGCCATTTCTGATGTCAGCCATCTCTCCTGCGTTAGCAACGATTTTGGCTACGACTATGTGTTCTCGCGCTATATCGAAGCGGTTGGTCGCGAAGGCGATGTGCTGCTGGGGCTTTCTACTTCCGGGAACTCTGCCAACATCATCAAAGCCGTAGAAGCTGCGCGCGCGAAAGGCATGAAAGTAATTACTCTGACCGGCAAAGATGGCGGCAAGATGGC carries:
- the fadE gene encoding acyl-CoA dehydrogenase FadE → MLVASIVATLILLSVLFYHQISLQLSSVILLLWTGALAAADVWTPWMLLPLAIILLPFNLPVMRRSMFSKPALHSFQKVMPPMSRTEKEAIDAGTTWWEGDLFRGKPDWQKLHNYPQPRLTEEEQAFIDGPVEEACRMANDFEITHEMADMPPELWAYLKQHRFFAMIIKKEYGGLEFSAYAQARVLQKLAGVSGILAITVGVPNSLGPGELLQHYGTDEQKDHYLPRLARGDEIPCFALTSPEAGSDAGAIPDTGVVCMGEWQGQQVLGMRLTWNKRYITLAPIATVLGLAFKLSDPDHLLGDTEELGITCALIPTHTPGVEIGQRHFPLNVPFQNGPTRGKDIFVPIDFIIGGPSMAGQGWRMLVECLSVGRGITLPSNSTGSLKSIALATGAYAHIRRQFKVSIGKMEGIEEPLARIAGNAYVMDAAATLITSGIMLGEKPAVLSAIVKYHCTHRGQRAIIDAMDIAGGKGIMLGENNFLARAYQGAPIAITVEGANILTRSMIIFGQGAIRCHPWVLEEMNAAAKNDLVTFDRALFSHIGHVGSNKVRSLWLGLTGGRTSATPTRDATRRYYQHINRLSANLALLSDVSMAVLGGSLKRRERISARLGDVLSQMYLASATLKRYEDEGRNEADLPLVHWGVQDALHQAEVAMDDLLRNFPNRMVAGALRMVIFAGGHHCPAPSDKLDHKLAKLLQLPSATRTRLGRGQYLTPSVHNPAGQLEQALQDVMAAEVIHDRLCQQQKKHLSFTRLDALAQRGLKEGWIDESEAQVLIRAEASRLKAINVDDFAPEALAVPKTQTKTNSRASEAA
- the lpcA gene encoding D-sedoheptulose 7-phosphate isomerase; amino-acid sequence: MYQDIIRSELNEAADTLNNFLSDDANIHAIQRAAVLLADSFKAGGKVLSCGNGGSHCDAMHFAEELTGRYRENRPGYPAIAISDVSHLSCVSNDFGYDYVFSRYIEAVGREGDVLLGLSTSGNSANIIKAVEAARAKGMKVITLTGKDGGKMAGSADIEIRVPHFGYADRIQEIHIKVIHILMLLIEKEMVKS